In the genome of Arabidopsis thaliana chromosome 4, partial sequence, the window TAAACTTCGAAATCCTAGTGCCAAATACCTTGCATCCTTGTCAGTATATGACGCCTCCAACCCAACAAAAGATTGGGAATTCCCTGATATTTCAACTGAATGGCAAAATCCTGATACAAAACGCAAAGCCAAGAAGGGGAAACCAAAAAGGGCCAGCAAACTTACAGTGAAGCCTAGTGAAGTAGACATGATTGAAGAGGTACTCCAAATCCACCTTCATGGCTGAATTCTtgtattttatgtttgaaaatGTTTGTGAAGGATGTAAACACCTCTTGAGATTCTGTCAAATATCTAGCAGAAGACAAAACGCAAAGCTAAGAAGGTAAAACCAAAAGCTGACTGCAAACTTACGGTGAAGCCTTGTGAAGTCGACATGTTTGAAGAGGTACTGCAAATCCATCTTCATGGCtgaattcttctattttttgtttcaaactgTTTGTGAAGGATATTAACACCCTGCTTCTTGAATTTTTGCCAAATATCTAGCAAGAGACAAAACGCGAAGCTAAGAAGgtgaaaccaaaaactgaCTGCAAACTCACAGTGAAGCCACGAGATGAAGTCAACATGATTGAAGAGGTACTCGGACCTCACCTTCATGGCTGGATTCTTGTATTTTATGTTTCAGAATGTTTGTGAAGGATGTAAACATCCTGCTGCTTGAACTTCTGCACAATATCTAGCAGGAGACATTTTTCTAAAGCTCTGTGTATGGGGAAATTCAGTGAGAAACTTAAATCTGTTAAGAGTATTTCGAAGGCATAGTTTAGTGTTATTAGAACCCTAGTAAGCTAGTATTTTCATTGTTGCTCCTTGTTGTTTATCAGCAGAGAAGCTGTTCATACAGAGATAGAGCCGCTGAGAGAAGAAATTTGCATGGTGGATATGGTGTTGGACCAGGTCAAAAAGGAACAACAGTGGACCATAACACGGACGAGCATTCAGTTCCCGACACTGGTTCTGAAGAGGATACTGTAGCAGAAGCATTGGAGCTATCATTTGGATCTGGAAGTTATGCAAGGAGGATAATGGGAAACATGGGTTGGAAGGAGGTAACTTGTGGATCTTATCACTTGTGAGTTGTGATGTTATTTGGTGTCACCGTAATTTATGATTACTGGGGAAATGCTAATGCAGGGTGAGACGCTAGGGAAGAATACAAAAGGTTTGGTTGAACCGATACAAGCAGTGGGCAACACTGGGAATGTAGGGCTAGGATTTCCTCAAAGGAGAAGGAAATAATATGAGGTACAAGATATTCAGTTTAAGGGACTCTTAGTGTTCATATATTACTTGAGAAATTGAGTTACTATATAAACTTGGATTGGCTTATAACAAGAGAGGTTGCAATAGGTAGCTAAATTTCATCTAGACTTGTAAGAGTTGAGAATCATTTACTTGCTGATTTTGAGAAATAGAATGAGAAATCGAAGTACCAAGCAATAGACAAGTtggtttcgatttttattGGACCAAGCAATAGAACTGtatcaagaaaacaacataTCGGATTTATGGTCCATTTTCTCTTGGTCGACAATTTTTTGAAATGGCGCGACgttgaacaaaaattataCGAACAAAGAAAGCTATTTCCAGGTTACTGCCTTTATATTTGGATGACTTGTTCCAAggggaaactttttttttttttgtctgtcaTCTGATGATATTAGAACTTTCAAAGGAACCAAGATGATTGCAACAGCTACACTGTAATCTATAACCATCATGCCATTGGACGCATCCTAGTAAATACATAAGAAAGACACTCCCTTTATTTTGGTCTCCGTTCTTCAGCCACACCTTATAATATCATCCACAAGATAATAAGTGGTGTCTAGCAAATAACAAAGCGAAGCtatatctatatttatttacttattgATTGTCGTGAATCTATCTTTAATGGTGACATGCCATAGAATTATCACTATTGTGTGGTTGTGCTTGTAATTGTTtgtaaaaattttgattttatgaatCAAAGATTATCAACATCTAGACTTTAATAGTTAaggaaataataatatttaaaaaacgCGTACCTAAATCTAATGAAAAGTCAAAATTACGGTCAACGCCTTACGAGACGCGTCTGGTTCTTGAAAGCAAGTTCTGCGTTatttcatcatcaatcaaagtcgccattttatttttatttaaagtcTCACGTCACGGAATTATCTCTCtgaattcatcatcttcatcattaccttctttttctcaatctcgattgttttcttccaaattCATGTCGATGATGGCGGGTATACAAGGCCAGATTCTCGAGGTCACTGGTTCGTACCTTTCTCACATCCCCAATTCTATTATGTTCTTCAACCTTATCTATGATCCGTTGAAAtgttaacttttaaaatttctgggattcttttgatttgtcAGTTGTTGGGTGCCAGAAATTGAAAGACACGGAATGGTTTTCAAGACAAGATCCATACGTCGTCCTTGAGTATGGTGGCAGAAGTCACCGTACCAGAACCTGCACAGGTTATTTTTAATACCACCtcttttattcataatttgttCAGATCcagaaaaaattgaacaaagtTAAGATCTTTCAATGAATTTGATTGatgggtttgttttttcagatGGTGGAAAGAACGCTGTTTTCCAAGAGAAGTTTATCTTCACTTTGATTGAAGGGCTTAGGGATCTTAAGGTTGCTGTCTGGAATAGCAACACTCTCTCCACTGATGACTTCATTGGCAATGCAACGTATGTGTCACTTCTTATCATTGCCTTGTTATGCTTTTTAATACCCGCTTTGGATTTGGAATTGagtcttttgttgtttggttgttATTAGGATTCAATTGCAGAAAGTTCTTTCTCAGGAATACGACGACTGTACCTGGACTTTGCAGAGTAAAACTGGGAGGTAATTACATTGGCTTTACTagtttttgttccttttccATTAAGTATCATGTTTGGTAATCTCGATTATTGCATGGTTCACATTTGTCTAGCTGATTTTGGTGCAACTTTTTGATGTGGTTTCTACTATATAGTGCTTGAATATATAGTTTCGCCAGttgctttgctttgctttgctttgttCTTGTCATTTACTTACAGTGCTGACATGGTTTTGCTCACTGATCAGAGTCgttatgtgtgtttttgtgtCCTAAATTGTTAATCTGTGTGAACTACTTGTTCGAATGTTCTGTTTCTACATTGAGCACACTCACAATTGATGTAGCATTTTGATTAGGTTTCTCTGGAACTTATGAAAGATAACTAGACATTTTGACATAAATGGAGCTTCTATTGTCTGTTGTTAGGTTACCTCAGTAAAGAGATGTGAAGTTGCGTTTAAACATTGTAGCATCAAATTAGAATTTCTTAAAACTGGTCTCTTGAGGtattccatttttgtttttgaaaaagagaaagttatGTGTTTTTTAATCCATGGctatgtgttttgttttcttaaattcCTGGAAAATCGGTTACAATGTGCCAAGATTTTGGTAGCTTGTCCTCAGCGATTGCTCCTTGTAAAAGATTacttttttgattaaaagCCTTGTGAAAAACATCAACCTTTCTGTCTTGTAGATTCGCTGGAGAAGTACAACTCCTACTGCATTATGCGGGAGCAAAGGTAAGTCGAGCCTCAATTAGCAACATTGGTTAACATGTTCCATTATAAACAAAAGGCTAAACACACAATCCACTCTTGTATGCAGAAACATAATTACGGGTCTGCGCCATCAGCACCGTATGCACCTCACGTACCTCAATACTCAGCACCGCCTTCTGCATCTCCGTATTCAACAGCACCACCATACTCTGGACCATCTCTATACCCACAAGTACAACAATACCCTCAGCCATCAGGATACCCTCCAGCTTCAGGGTATCCTCCTCAGCCATCTGCCTATCCACCTCCCTCAACCTCGGGCTACCCTCCGATCCCTTCAGCTTACCCACCTCCTCCGCCATCCTCAGCTTACCCTCCTCAACCATACCCTCCGCAACCATCATATTACCCACAAGGTACCTTCCTTTCTTTCCTGTTCTATGCTGCAATTGATCGCATTTGCTTGTCTCTAACTATAGTCAGTGGTGGttgatcttttttcttcttgtttccaGGTCCATATCCAGGACAATACCCACCTCCTCCATACTAGAGCGTTTGGCGTTTAGAATTTGACGGGAAGTGGTCATGATGTATAGATTATAGTTATGGTGTTTTCTAGAATTTGGCAGAcgaatttctttgttttgttttttttatatcatcttCCTTGTGCTATTGCTAGCGTGATGGTTAATTTTTGAGTTGGTCAGTGAAACTTATTGAGAAGTTTGGATCTTTTCATGTTTAACCAGATCGCAGATTATATTGAATTATTACTCTAAATCCTTGGTTTTGTGTGTTCATCATCCTCTTGAgttaaaattatgttaaaaacaaaaaaaggttttggttCTGTCTTTAACTTTAAGAAACGGAACTTATCGGCGTATAATCATCGCACTTGTGATCAGATGCAATTAGAAAAAGGTTATTTGGTCAATGTATAGCAATATCTTTAGGTtctaacaaaaacattattgttgACAAATAGCCCAAAAGTAGTAGAATTTAGCCGACAGATTTTACTGCACTTTGGTTTCTCGATCTCTACTCCAAATGAGTAAAAAGTGGGTAAAGCGGGAAACAGCAAAAGAAATCAcacatttaataaaaaataaagaaaaagaaattccaCATTAAATAAtcacaacaagaaaaacaaataatatattagtaAAAGACAAACGTAAAAACCATCTCTCGGCCTTCTCTCATAaatcaatct includes:
- a CDS encoding D111/G-patch domain-containing protein; translation: MLIRILYCIRWNEFALQVWNLRREATNCVCSPGDDDAEELEEGEWIPEEDFDPQEENFGEAAPSSEEERWLAQYGQVIESPGKTLPEIPSVDLWDWKLVCETREADNEQVARLVGRLVRQSANLHPSVVSGGTLLKTAPICEARLHLVRVRTGQVYKLRNPSAKYLASLSVYDASNPTKDWEFPDISTEWQNPDTKRKAKKGKPKRASKLTVKPSEVDMIEEKTKRKAKKVKPKADCKLTVKPCEVDMFEEQETKREAKKVKPKTDCKLTVKPRDEVNMIEERSCSYRDRAAERRNLHGGYGVGPGQKGTTVDHNTDEHSVPDTGSEEDTVAEALELSFGSGSYARRIMGNMGWKEGETLGKNTKGLVEPIQAVGNTGNVGLGFPQRRRK
- a CDS encoding D111/G-patch domain-containing protein, with product MLSANGDDDAEELEEGEWIPEEDFDPQEENFGEAAPSSEEERWLAQYGQVIESPGKTLPEIPSVDLWDWKLVCETREADNEQVARLVGRLVRQSANLHPSVVSGGTLLKTAPICEARLHLVRVRTGQVYKLRNPSAKYLASLSVYDASNPTKDWEFPDISTEWQNPDTKRKAKKGKPKRASKLTVKPSEVDMIEEKTKRKAKKVKPKADCKLTVKPCEVDMFEEQETKREAKKVKPKTDCKLTVKPRDEVNMIEERSCSYRDRAAERRNLHGGYGVGPGQKGTTVDHNTDEHSVPDTGSEEDTVAEALELSFGSGSYARRIMGNMGWKEGETLGKNTKGLVEPIQAVGNTGNVGLGFPQRRRK
- a CDS encoding D111/G-patch domain-containing protein, whose amino-acid sequence is MMCFLRLIFIAFMLTVSFLAAPSSEEERWLAQYGQVIESPGKTLPEIPSVDLWDWKLVCETREADNEQVARLVGRLVRQSANLHPSVVSGGTLLKTAPICEARLHLVRVRTGQVYKLRNPSAKYLASLSVYDASNPTKDWEFPDISTEWQNPDTKRKAKKGKPKRASKLTVKPSEVDMIEEKTKRKAKKVKPKADCKLTVKPCEVDMFEEQETKREAKKVKPKTDCKLTVKPRDEVNMIEEQRSCSYRDRAAERRNLHGGYGVGPGQKGTTVDHNTDEHSVPDTGSEEDTVAEALELSFGSGSYARRIMGNMGWKEGETLGKNTKGLVEPIQAVGNTGNVGLGFPQRRRK
- a CDS encoding D111/G-patch domain-containing protein, whose product is MLIRILYCIRWNEFALQVWNLRREATNCVCSPGDDDAEELEEGEWIPEEDFDPQEENFGEAAPSSEEERWLAQYGQVIESPGKTLPEIPSVDLWDWKLVCETREADNEQVARLVGRLVRQSANLHPSVVSGGTLLKTAPICEARLHLVRVRTGQVYKLRNPSAKYLASLSVYDASNPTKDWEFPDISTEWQNPDTKRKAKKGKPKRASKLTVKPSEVDMIEEKTKRKAKKVKPKADCKLTVKPCEVDMFEEQETKREAKKVKPKTDCKLTVKPRDEVNMIEEQRSCSYRDRAAERRNLHGGYGVGPGQKGTTVDHNTDEHSVPDTGSEEDTVAEALELSFGSGSYARRIMGNMGWKEGETLGKNTKGLVEPIQAVGNTGNVGLGFPQRRRK
- a CDS encoding D111/G-patch domain-containing protein translates to MLSANGDDDAEELEEGEWIPEEDFDPQEENFGEAAPSSEEERWLAQYGQVIESPGKTLPEIPSVDLWDWKLVCETREADNEQVARLVGRLVRQSANLHPSVVSGGTLLKTAPICEARLHLVRVRTGQVYKLRNPSAKYLASLSVYDASNPTKDWEFPDISTEWQNPDTKRKAKKGKPKRASKLTVKPSEVDMIEEKTKRKAKKVKPKADCKLTVKPCEVDMFEEQETKREAKKVKPKTDCKLTVKPRDEVNMIEEQRSCSYRDRAAERRNLHGGYGVGPGQKGTTVDHNTDEHSVPDTGSEEDTVAEALELSFGSGSYARRIMGNMGWKEGETLGKNTKGLVEPIQAVGNTGNVGLGFPQRRRK
- a CDS encoding D111/G-patch domain-containing protein, with amino-acid sequence MLIRILYCIRWNEFALQVWNLRREATNCVCSPGDDDAEELEEGEWIPEEDFDPQEENFAAPSSEEERWLAQYGQVIESPGKTLPEIPSVDLWDWKLVCETREADNEQVARLVGRLVRQSANLHPSVVSGGTLLKTAPICEARLHLVRVRTGQVYKLRNPSAKYLASLSVYDASNPTKDWEFPDISTEWQNPDTKRKAKKGKPKRASKLTVKPSEVDMIEEKTKRKAKKVKPKADCKLTVKPCEVDMFEEQETKREAKKVKPKTDCKLTVKPRDEVNMIEEQRSCSYRDRAAERRNLHGGYGVGPGQKGTTVDHNTDEHSVPDTGSEEDTVAEALELSFGSGSYARRIMGNMGWKEGETLGKNTKGLVEPIQAVGNTGNVGLGFPQRRRK
- a CDS encoding Calcium-dependent lipid-binding (CaLB domain) family protein (Calcium-dependent lipid-binding (CaLB domain) family protein; CONTAINS InterPro DOMAIN/s: C2 membrane targeting protein (InterPro:IPR018029), C2 calcium/lipid-binding domain, CaLB (InterPro:IPR008973), C2 calcium-dependent membrane targeting (InterPro:IPR000008); BEST Arabidopsis thaliana protein match is: soybean gene regulated by cold-2 (TAIR:AT1G09070.1); Has 30201 Blast hits to 17322 proteins in 780 species: Archae - 12; Bacteria - 1396; Metazoa - 17338; Fungi - 3422; Plants - 5037; Viruses - 0; Other Eukaryotes - 2996 (source: NCBI BLink).), with protein sequence MSMMAGIQGQILEVTVVGCQKLKDTEWFSRQDPYVVLEYGGRSHRTRTCTDGGKNAVFQEKFIFTLIEGLRDLKVAVWNSNTLSTDDFIGNATIQLQKVLSQEYDDCTWTLQSKTGRFAGEVQLLLHYAGAKKHNYGSAPSAPYAPHVPQYSAPPSASPYSTAPPYSGPSLYPQVQQYPQPSGYPPASGYPPQPSAYPPPSTSGYPPIPSAYPPPPPSSAYPPQPYPPQPSYYPQGPYPGQYPPPPY